In one Mycobacteroides chelonae genomic region, the following are encoded:
- a CDS encoding DUF4244 domain-containing protein — protein MLTTLRRRMVVVVESEDGMSTVEYAIGTIAAAAFGAILYTVVTGDSIVSALTNIITRALNTAV, from the coding sequence ATCTTGACGACGCTACGTCGGCGGATGGTGGTGGTCGTCGAGTCAGAGGACGGCATGTCCACCGTCGAATATGCGATCGGGACGATCGCGGCGGCGGCCTTCGGAGCGATCCTCTACACGGTGGTCACCGGGGACTCGATTGTCAGTGCGCTTACCAACATCATCACGCGCGCGCTCAACACCGCCGTCTAG